Proteins encoded in a region of the Bacteroidota bacterium genome:
- a CDS encoding T9SS type A sorting domain-containing protein, with product MRTIFLLCLFTSFICGFSQSDFKSIMREQSEFYSAFKFTNDNSWDSLNTIINGSSPSGKSNHKTTACNLTKKVFGWHPYWVGSVYTAYDWNMLSDFCYFDYAVSPTTGQNTNTSFAWSTSAAVTAAKANGKKIHICATLFAAHSTFWASSTAQTTFINNIVSLLNSRGGNGVNIDFEGMGSADKTPFKNFMINLKNALTAANPNYELSMALYAVEWSSTFDIPALNPIVTNFIIMGYDYYYAGSTSAGPESPLYNFQTTYNYTVAKSITYYLKQGVTASKLLLGLPYYGREWETVSATAPSTTTGNFTSSRTYSYVKNNPTTYSASNKKWESTCYNPFYVYLSGGMNRQCWIDDVYSMGRKYDLVNQRRIGGIGIWALGYDNGYNDLWQLIEDKFSNCAVQPCTDSLFDMGGPYRNYYDNEAYSYSIGPNGTSKVQLQFKSFALEQGYDTLFLYNGSTTAAPLIGAYTGTNSPGTVTSTGTVITIRFKSDVGVVNSGFKLIYNCVSATDINEAAEQNKTQMVIFPNPSSEWLYIKSEGDIRQIKLTNTLGEEIFYSKNRISELNLKNFNLPNGIYFLDVMSVNDRQTFKIIYQN from the coding sequence ATGAGAACGATTTTTTTGCTTTGCCTTTTTACGAGTTTCATTTGCGGATTTAGCCAATCGGATTTTAAATCCATCATGCGCGAACAATCTGAATTTTATTCAGCTTTCAAATTTACCAACGATAATTCATGGGATAGCCTAAACACCATTATCAATGGCTCTTCTCCGTCCGGAAAATCAAACCATAAAACCACAGCTTGCAATCTCACCAAAAAAGTGTTCGGATGGCATCCGTATTGGGTAGGTTCTGTTTACACCGCGTACGATTGGAATATGTTGAGTGATTTCTGTTATTTCGATTATGCTGTTTCTCCAACAACCGGGCAAAACACGAATACTTCTTTTGCATGGAGCACAAGCGCGGCAGTAACAGCTGCAAAAGCCAATGGTAAAAAAATACATATTTGCGCTACACTTTTTGCTGCACACTCTACTTTTTGGGCTTCATCAACTGCTCAAACGACTTTCATTAACAACATCGTTTCTTTATTGAATTCGAGAGGAGGAAATGGTGTAAACATCGACTTTGAAGGAATGGGGAGTGCCGATAAAACACCTTTCAAAAACTTCATGATTAATTTGAAAAACGCTTTAACCGCCGCAAATCCGAATTACGAGTTATCCATGGCGCTTTACGCTGTAGAATGGAGTTCAACTTTTGATATACCGGCCTTAAATCCCATTGTTACTAATTTCATTATTATGGGATACGATTATTATTATGCAGGTAGTACTTCGGCCGGACCTGAATCTCCTCTCTATAATTTTCAAACAACTTACAATTACACCGTAGCAAAATCCATTACTTACTATTTGAAACAAGGTGTTACTGCTTCCAAACTTTTATTAGGATTACCGTATTACGGCCGCGAGTGGGAAACCGTTAGTGCAACAGCACCGTCAACTACAACAGGAAATTTCACTTCCTCTCGTACCTACAGTTATGTAAAAAATAATCCTACAACCTATTCTGCTTCCAATAAAAAATGGGAAAGCACCTGTTATAATCCGTTTTATGTTTACTTAAGCGGTGGTATGAATCGTCAGTGTTGGATTGATGATGTTTACAGTATGGGGCGTAAATACGACTTGGTAAATCAACGTCGAATTGGAGGAATTGGTATTTGGGCTTTGGGTTACGATAATGGTTATAACGACTTATGGCAACTGATAGAAGATAAATTTTCGAATTGCGCCGTACAACCCTGCACGGATAGTTTATTTGACATGGGCGGACCTTATCGAAATTATTACGACAATGAAGCTTACAGTTATAGCATTGGCCCAAATGGCACCAGCAAGGTTCAATTGCAATTTAAAAGCTTTGCCTTAGAACAAGGATATGACACTTTGTTCCTGTATAACGGTTCAACAACCGCGGCACCACTTATTGGCGCTTATACCGGAACCAATAGTCCGGGCACAGTAACCTCAACCGGAACCGTTATTACCATTCGTTTTAAGTCGGATGTTGGCGTAGTGAATTCAGGATTTAAACTAATTTATAATTGTGTAAGTGCGACAGACATAAATGAAGCGGCAGAACAAAACAAAACACAGATGGTAATATTTCCGAATCCGAGTTCGGAATGGTTATACATAAAAAGCGAAGGAGATATCCGGCAAATTAAATTAACGAATACTTTAGGCGAAGAGATTTTCTATAGCAAGAATAGGATTTCAGAATTAAACTTGAAAAATTTTAATTTACCAAATGGTATTTACTTCCTGGATGTAATGAGTGTAAACGACAGACAAACATTCAAAATCATTTACCAGAATTAA